CGCGGGCATGGCTCTCTTTGCAAAGAAACCGAATGGCGCATCGCCGGTGCGCCGGCTGTTCGGTGAAACCGTCTCTGCCCGGCTCGAAAGCAACCCGGCGGTAAAGCGCGCCAAGGTCGACACGGCGAACATCTATTACCATCCCGATTTTCTCGATGCGGCGACGTGCGACCATCTGTGCAAGCTGATCGACGCCAATCGGCGCCGATCGACCGTGCTGGCGGCGGAGACGATCCAGGAATTCCGCACCAGCGAAAGCTGCGACATGGACCGCTGGTCGCCCGAGGTTCGGCCGACCGACGAGGCGATCGCCGATTTGCTCGGGATCGATCCGGTGCATGGCGAAACGATGCAAGGCCAACGCTATGCGATCGGCCAGCATTTCCGCGCGCATTTCGACTATTTCAACGAAAAGCAGCCCTATTGGCCGAAGATGATCGAGACCGGCGGGCAGCGCACCTGGACCGCGATGATCTATCTCAACACGGTCGAGGAAGGCGGCGCGACGTGGTTCCCGCAAATCGGGATCAAGGTAGCGCCCAAGCGCGGGCTGCTGCTCGCGTGGAACAACATGAACCCCGACGGCAGCCGCAACGAGCAAACGCTGCACGAGGGTATGCCCGTGGTGAAGGGCACTAAGTATATCGTGACGAAGTGGTTCCGCGAGGGGAATTGGATTCAGCCGTAAGGGGTTGGCCGTCCGTCTCCTTTGCCACGCGGGCTACCACCCCGGCGAAGGCCGGGGCCCAGTCGCGAAGGCCGATGTCATCGGGCACACCTCCACCAGCAACCGTTTCTCAACTGGGCCCCGGCCTTCGCCGGGGTGGTAGCGGGGGGCCCTATTCCGCGATCCGCACCGTCTTCGTCCCCCCATCCGCCGCGATCTGCGCAGGGGTGAAGGGCAGCCGGTGCCACTTCTTGACCGAAAACGCCCGCGTCTGATCAGCGTAATAGGGGGACGCCGGATCGGTCGAGAGCGAATAGCTGAGCAGCGCATCGGCGACCGGGCCGGCCGCATCGAAACCGACGACCTGGATATAGCTCGTCCCGTGCTTGGGCACGATGCCGCCGGCCACGACTTCGGATTGCTGGACGTTGAGCACGCCGAGCGTACCCGCCGCGCCGTGGATCGGGATATGGTCTTCACCGCGCTCCGCGAACTGCACATCGCCCCAGCGCGCATCGAGCGCGATGCCTTCCTTGCCGAGCCGGGCGACCGCCGCGCGGAGGGCCGCGAGCAGTTTTTCGCCCTGCGCCCCACTTGTCATCAAATCGCGCGGGGTGTGGACCGCATCGGCCTTGTCGAACGGCACGGCCCATTGCGGGGCCTTCACCGCATCCCAGAAGGCATAGAACAGATAGGCCCCGCGGCTGTCGAGATCGTAGCGCCGGTCCCACCCGGCCAGCGCCGTACACGCCGCCTTCAAGTCATCCTGCCCGCGGCACAGAGCCAGCAGCGGATCGACCGCGAGTTCAGCGGCGAGGCTTTTGTTGGCGAACGCCATCGCCTCGGCGCGGGCGTGGTCGATCTGCGTGCCGGGCAAGCCGTCGGTGCCGCTCAGACGCCGCTCGATCTCAAGGAGCCCCGAGCGGGTGCGCAGCGTGCGCGTCGTCTCGGCTGTGCCCAGGATCGGCGACCGGACGATCGCGGGCACCTTGGCATTGCTCAGCCAGTAGGAATCGTTGCTGTTGGCGACATAATCGCGGCGTTCCAGCACCGCCTGATCACGTGCCGGCATCAGCCCGGCCACCGCCGTGCCGGGGGCCTTGTCCCAGTCGCACGCGCTGCGGCTGCCATCGAGCAGCACCAGCCGCCCGGTGAACGCGGCCGATTGCGGCGTGGCGCAGTCCTTGACCTTGGCGGTCGAGACGTTGGGAACCGCAGTGACATCGGCATGGAGCGCCGCGCCGAAGCGATCCGCGGTGATCGTGTTGACCCATGGGATGCCGAGGGTGCGTTCGACCGCCGCACGCACCTCGCCGACATTCTTCGCCTGACCGATCGCCAGCCAGGTATCGAGCGCGCGTTGATTGTTATGGTTGGCATCGCGCAAGGTGAAGGCGGTGGTCTTGTTCCACGCGAACCCGGCCAGCGGATTGGCGATGAGCGGACCATAGCGCGTCGCGTACGTCGTCCGCACCACCGGCGCCGCGCCGTCGGGCATCGGCACGCTGACGCTCATGCGGCGCATCTTCTCGCTCTTGCCATCGACCAGATAGGCGGTCGGATCGGCTGGATCGAGCTTGAGCTGGAACACCGTGAAATGCTGTGCGGCGGTGACGGTGTGCGTCCAGGCGACATCCTTGTTGAAGCCGAGCGTCACGATCGGCCCGCCCGCCAGCGTGACGCCCATCACGTCATATTTGCCCGGCACGGTCAGATGCATTTCGTAGAAGCGGCTCGGCCCGTTCCAGGGGAAATGCGGGTTGCCGACCAGCATGCCGCGCTTGTTCGCGGTCACTTCGGACCCGAATGCCCAGCCGTTGCTGCCGAAGCCGATATCGCGGGGACGCAGCGGGTCTTCGCTCGGTGCCAGGCTCGCCTGCGCGGTTCCCGGCGGCGTCGCGAACACCACCATTGGCGCGAGTGCGAGCGAGCTCGCCAGCAGCATTTGCTTTTCCGTCAGGCGCAGCATGTCGTCGAGCGCGATCGGTCGGACCCAGCCGCTGCCGCGACACGCAACCGGCACGCCCTGCGGCCCAAGATCGCGCAGCGCCTTGTTATAGCCGGCGACATAGCCGCGCACGAGAGCCTGGGTCGCGGGGCTCGCCTTCACGAAGCCGGTGCGCAAGGCAGGCAGATCGACGATCGAGCGGAAGAACACGTCCGAGGACAGATTGTCGATCCGGTCGAAGCCGAGCGTCGCCGTCCCCTTTGGTCCGAACCAGCGCGAGCGGTCCCCCGCGACGGTCGCGAATTCCTCCGCCAACATGCACAGATTGTCCTGCGTATAGGCATAGGCCACGCCGTAACCGAGCCCGCTCCAATTGGCCGCGCGGATATGCGGGATGCCGTAAGTGGTGCGGGTGATGGTGGCGGCGAAGCGTGGGGCCTTTGCCTGTGCTCCGGTCGCGCACAGCAATGCTGCGCCTGCTGCGAGGCTTGCCAGATACCGCATCGTCTCTCTCCTGTTTTGGCGACGTTTGCACCGCCCGCACCGCCCACGCAACCAAACTCCTCCACCCCGGCGAACGCCGGGGCCCAGTAGCACTACCCCGAGGGCTGTTGCTGCGCTTCGTTACCTACACCTTCGCGGCTGGGCCCCGGCGTTCGCCGGGGTGGATACGATTCGAGCACAGCGGAGAATTGCCCCCTGCCCCCACAACCCGCTACGACACCCCCACATGAACGTCCTCAACATCAAACAATCGATCCTCGGCCAGCCGTGGCGCTGGCGCATGCTCGAGACCGATGCGCGCGATCCGGGGTTTGCGCCCGATGATCTGGTCACGCAATTGCTGCTCGCGCGCGGGTGCCCGCGTGACGCGCTGGAGGCGCACAAGGCACCTAGCATCCGCAGCTTCATGCCCGACCCGTCGATCTTCCGCGACATGGACCGCGCTGCCGATCGCCTCGCCGACGCGGTGCAAGCGGGCGAGCATGTGGCGGTGTTCGGTGATTATGACGTCGATGGCGCAACCTCGGCCGCGCTGATGATCCTGCTGCTGCGCGATCTGGGGCTGGAGGCGCGGCCCTACATCCCCGATCGGCTGATGGAGGGCTATGGTCCCTCGGGCGCGGCGCTGGTGCGCTTGAAGGACGAGGGCGCAAGCCTGATCGTCACCGTCGATTGCGGCGCGCAGGCGTTCGAGGCGCTCGAAATGGCGCGCGTCGCGGGTGTCGATGTACTGGTGGTCGATCACCACAAATGCGCCGCTGCCCTGCCCCATGCGCACGCGCTGGTGAACCCCAACCGGCTGGATGAGACGGAGGGGGCCGCGCACGGCCATCTGGCGGCGGTCGGTGTCGCCTTCCTGCTCGGCGCGGCGCTGATCCGAACGCTGCGCGCGCGGGGGTTTTTTACGGCGCAGGCAGAGCCGAAATTGCTCGACCTGCTTGATCT
Above is a genomic segment from Sphingomonas sp. HMP6 containing:
- a CDS encoding prolyl hydroxylase family protein; translation: MALFAKKPNGASPVRRLFGETVSARLESNPAVKRAKVDTANIYYHPDFLDAATCDHLCKLIDANRRRSTVLAAETIQEFRTSESCDMDRWSPEVRPTDEAIADLLGIDPVHGETMQGQRYAIGQHFRAHFDYFNEKQPYWPKMIETGGQRTWTAMIYLNTVEEGGATWFPQIGIKVAPKRGLLLAWNNMNPDGSRNEQTLHEGMPVVKGTKYIVTKWFREGNWIQP
- a CDS encoding penicillin acylase family protein, coding for MRYLASLAAGAALLCATGAQAKAPRFAATITRTTYGIPHIRAANWSGLGYGVAYAYTQDNLCMLAEEFATVAGDRSRWFGPKGTATLGFDRIDNLSSDVFFRSIVDLPALRTGFVKASPATQALVRGYVAGYNKALRDLGPQGVPVACRGSGWVRPIALDDMLRLTEKQMLLASSLALAPMVVFATPPGTAQASLAPSEDPLRPRDIGFGSNGWAFGSEVTANKRGMLVGNPHFPWNGPSRFYEMHLTVPGKYDVMGVTLAGGPIVTLGFNKDVAWTHTVTAAQHFTVFQLKLDPADPTAYLVDGKSEKMRRMSVSVPMPDGAAPVVRTTYATRYGPLIANPLAGFAWNKTTAFTLRDANHNNQRALDTWLAIGQAKNVGEVRAAVERTLGIPWVNTITADRFGAALHADVTAVPNVSTAKVKDCATPQSAAFTGRLVLLDGSRSACDWDKAPGTAVAGLMPARDQAVLERRDYVANSNDSYWLSNAKVPAIVRSPILGTAETTRTLRTRSGLLEIERRLSGTDGLPGTQIDHARAEAMAFANKSLAAELAVDPLLALCRGQDDLKAACTALAGWDRRYDLDSRGAYLFYAFWDAVKAPQWAVPFDKADAVHTPRDLMTSGAQGEKLLAALRAAVARLGKEGIALDARWGDVQFAERGEDHIPIHGAAGTLGVLNVQQSEVVAGGIVPKHGTSYIQVVGFDAAGPVADALLSYSLSTDPASPYYADQTRAFSVKKWHRLPFTPAQIAADGGTKTVRIAE